Part of the Rissa tridactyla isolate bRisTri1 chromosome 3, bRisTri1.patW.cur.20221130, whole genome shotgun sequence genome, TGGGACCCCTGACGCCCACTTGCTCTGTGATTAGAGGCTCCCGGTGGTCCCGGGAGCCCGGAGCCGAGATGTGCCGAGCGGTGTCTGCcgctcccctgcccatccctgccccaaaccctttccctgcctcccaccccccaccccccaccccccgccccagccttgGGCCTTTTTGTTGGCATTTCTGCCCTGTGGATCCCGCTGTACCCCAGGGGTACAGGGAGCGAGCCGTCCCGCGGGATCGCCCGTCCCTGAAGCTGGGCAGGGGCCCTGATAGGGACTGGGAGAAAAGTGAAAACTATTCAAGGGCACAGATACCCAGGGAGCAAAAAAAATGGTGTTATTCTGCTCTGGTATGAGAAACATAGCATGAGGCAGGGGAGTCAAGGCTACAGATAAAGCTGGCCAGGGAGCCCGTACTGGGAATGAGATAGAACTGGTGTGAAGCAGAAGGGTGGAAGGGAGTCATGGATGGGACGCGGCCCCTCCTGGAGACAACTCTGCCTGTAGCACCGCTTTGGGCTGATGGTGCCTTGGAAATGTAAAATTTAGGTACGGATTTAGCAGCCCGGGGACCGATGAGGGAAAAGTAATTGGGTGGGGATTGTTTGGGAGGATCCCAGCAGGGAGAAAAAGcgttgggaaagaaaaaagtggaatAAGGTGTAAAATCAGTTAAAGAAAGGTGGGCTCTGCCGAAGCCAGGATGCCTAGGGACGGTGGGGACGCTGGCCTGCGGGAGGTGAAGGCTTCTGTCTGACTTCAGCTCTGCGGAGGAAAGGGAGGACACAGGCTTTGGGGCACAAGTGGGGAAATGCTTTCCCGTGAGTCCCCTGGATTGGGGGGACGCTTGGTTGTggctccccgccacccccagagGCGAGAGGGACATTCCTCGCAGGCCACACGCACGCTCCCGGCCCAGGTTTGGGAAGGGTTTATTAATGCCTGCCAGGAAGCCCTGGCTCTGGGCACAGCTTCAGCTGGGGACAGAGAAAAGCCGTGTCCTGGCCCTGGGCACTCACCGCACACCCCCGGGGTAGGACATGTCCAGGTCCATCCACTGCGTGGGAGGGGAGAACAGCTTGTTGTTCACCTGCGGGGAGAAACACCCTGAGCCCGACAGCGACAGGCTCCAGGCATCTGGGACCTCTGCGTCAGGCACGCGTGGTGGCGTGTCCCCAaggctgcaggggaggaggatgCCACACTTACCCCCGAGCTGACGTactcctccagcagcaggtaCAGCTCCGAGTTCTGCTGGTGCAGGAGGGCTGCTTCGGCCAGCAGGCTGGCCCTCCGCGTCAGGACCTCGCTGGAGCAAGGAGGGCATGGGGTTGACACCgacagccggtgccagccccgctgccctgtCCCCAGCGTCTCTGCCAGGCACTCACTAATATTCCTCCAGTGCCACCACCAGCGCATCCCACAGCTTCAGCGTCGGCTCGGGGATAACGTGTGCCAGGGCTTCCCAGTACTCGCCATCCTCCGAGCTGTCCCGTACCTGTAGCACCTCCTTTGCTGACCTGTCCTTCTCCCTAGGGGACAGAGAACAAAGGCCTGGGGCTCAGCTCTTCACGGGTGAGGAGCAGCTCCGCTGCACTGAGCaccaccacagaatcacagaggggTAGGGGTCAGAAGAGACATTCAGAGAtcgtagagtcatagaatcatctaggttggaagggacctttcagatcattgagtccaaccatcaacccagcactgccaaggccaccactaccccatggccctcagcaccacgtctgcccggcttttcaatccctccagggatggcgactccaccactgccctgggcagcctcttccaatgcttcacaaccctttccatgaagacattttccctaatatccatcctaaacctcccctggtgcaccATGAGGCCAGGTAGTCCAACCCCACTGTCACATGAATGAGAACGACCCCACAGCTGGCACCTGCCTGCCCTATGGCTTTGCCTCCCTCCCCGGGCTGCTGGTCATCTCCTGCCCCGTTGTCCCCAGCCATCACTCGCTCGGGCACTGTCTGTACCCCCGTGCCCTGGTGGGACCCTCCCCACCCCTCTGTCATCttgcagggcaggcaggggaagctcTTGCTCCAGCCAGGGCAATACCGAGCCCCCCAGCCCTGTCTACACATCCCCACAGCCCCCTCTGTGCCCCAGTCCGGCTCCCTTATAGTGACAACAGCCCCATTTTGCCCCAAGTCCTACCTCGGCTTGTCAAAATCTCGCATAAATGCTTTCAGGATCTTTAGGACATCATCAGCATGGATGTACACAGACGGAAGGGAGCCCAGCGAGGTCCCAGGGGATTTGAGCTCGTCCCTCTGGGCACCAGATCCACCGTCTTCTCTGTCCTCAGGCAGATCCGTGACATCTTCTCCACCCGGGCTGCCCTGGCTCTGGAGGCAAGGCCAGCAAGCTGGGCACTGTGtcttccaccacctcctcctccctaaGAGCCACCTTCTCCCCAGGAGCTTCCAGCTGCCCGCAGCCTTGTCTCTTGGCAAATTTAGGGAGCCGAGGCAAAAATTCATGCGCAAGAGGTTCTGTTCATCCACGGCAGAAGAAGATTACAACCCCTCAGCCCTAGCACCTTCACCTCCCATGTCTGGTCACAGGGAAATACTTCAGGGTCAACATGCTGGTCCccctctctctgccttccctgggtGTTCAGGAGATGttctgctgccccttccctggacccCTGGGCTCTCCCCACTGCTGTTCCTGGTGGTCCCACCTGGCTGACAGCCACCTCCTGAGCTTTGTACTTCTGGAAAAAATCCACCAGCTGGTACAGGTCATCCTCACTGTCGATCCCGAGGGCCTGGGGAGTAGAGGAACCAGGTTGGCGTCCCTCAGAGATGTCACAGGAAGGGGGAATGAAACGAAGAGCATTTTCCAGGAGCAGAGGGTGCCCCTCTGGCAATGCCATGCAAGGCGGGAGCGGGTTGTAAGAAGTGGTTAGTGTGGGACAGACCGGGGTATGTGTGGATGGGGGAGTCTGAGAACAGGCTGGAGAGGCCCCGGAGACATTTAATTCATCAGCAGGACATCCTTGTGCTGAGAAGCATCTGGCCTCAGTTCTTCACACCATCTCGTGGTGTACCTCTCCCCTTGCTGCCCTAGAGGCCCCCCCCAGCAACCCAGCCGGACCCCCCTGGGGTGGCTCAGTCCTACGCCACGCAGACACGGAGCAGAGAGCTTTCCCTGGTGACCCCGATGGGCCAAGCCACAACTTACCGCAAAGATGGAGTCGAGCTTCATGATGGTGCGCTCTTGCCTTCCCAGGGCATTCAGGGGCTTCAGCAGCTTGTTCTCAATGAGGAAACCCTTGGGAGACACGCAGAGAAGAGGGTGCAGAGAAATAGTGTCTCTGTCCCTGCCCAGAAGCCAGCCCATGCCGTGGCATGCCACGTGGAGTGGGGAGGGTGGGCAGAGGCTGGGCAGTGtgaggctggcagggccaggagaCTCCGGAACAGCCACCCAGCAGACAGGGAAGATCAGCACGGTGATGCCAAAAGGACCTCATGAGCTGAAGGTCTTGCTGATTGTCCCCGGAGACGGGGAACAGCCTGGAGCATCAGATGCAGCAGGTCTGCCCGTGCTTATTCTGGTCTGGGGAGCTGTGGATTTGGGCAACTGTGCCTGCCAATACCTTTTATTAGCATCATATATGTGCCACATACAGTGGAAGGACCTGGAGATCCTCTCCTGGCCTGTGGGGCAGCTCTCTGACAACAGGCTGCCTGGCATAGCAAGGCAGTGCCATGCAGAAGCCCAAGCTGGCATGGCATGAGCCAGCTCAGCGCTGGGGACAGCCCCTGCCAGGGCTCGCAATGTCACCCCTGTAAGATCCCACCTAGCCATGGCACAGACAGGAGTGACAGTAGGGGCTGTCACGGAGGAAGGTGAGGGTCTCCCAGTGCCACAAGGGTGACAAGGGCACTGTGCATCTCACCTGCGCTACATCGCCACTCACCGACTCGTCGCTCAGGAGCTCCAGGATCCTCTTGGCAGTCTTCTTGGAGATATTTCGCAGCTGTGTGACTCTGTCCTCAACCTTcgctgtcttttcttttcctccttctctgctgcctgcttcttccttctccttctctctcccttcctccccctgtcctccagagctgctctctgAAACACGGAGAAAGAAGGGTGAGGAAAAGCCTTTGTGCTTTGACCGTGATCCCCAGGCTGTGCTCCCCTGATCACATCATTGCAGGAGTCACCAGGGAAATTGCAATTGTTCCCTGTGACCTGGAAAGCACCCCGAAGACCTTGGGACACAAGCTGGCTCTTGGTCAGCTAGTctggaactgggagcactgggcaaAGTACAGCGGAAAGGTGCCCAAGCTGGCATGGCATGAGCCAGCTCAGGGTGGGGGACAGCCCCTGCTGGGGCTCACAATGTCACTGTAAGATCCCACCTTGCCATGGCAAGCACAGGAGTGACAGTAGGGGCTGTCACGGAGGAAGGTGAGGGTCTCCCAGTGCCACAAGGGTGACAAAGGCACTGCGCATCCCACCTGTCAGGACCTCCGCAGCCAGCTTGGTTGCCGTTCTCTTCGCCTTGTAACGCTTGAGGGGGCCAACGTTGTTCAGGAACCAGTAACGGGGCtcttcccagggcagccccagttGCTGGGCGTGAATGATGCGATCTGCATCCAGGGCTTTCCTCATCAGCCCTTTGGCTTCCTCCTCGTTCATAAGCCAGACCTCCGTGAACTTCTCGGCATCACTGACAGCAAAGTGCCTGTGCAGAAGGGAGATGGCACATGGGAGGAGGCTCCGTGCCCCGAAACGACGAGTCAGCTCCCCCTGCACCTCACGTAGGTGCTCCGAGGCCTCATCACGGGCAGACGCTCGCGCACACCCCACCTCATGCTCCTCTGCACCTCCTTGCACTGCCCTGTGATGCGCTCGCAGTCAGCTGCCAGGCTCTGGTTCTCCTCTCTGAACTGCTTCTCTTGGTTGGCCAGTTTTGTTCTCAGGTTATTGAGCAAGCTGTGGAGCCTGggtgggggacagcagagctgAGCATCCCCGAAGAGGCACCTTCCGGTGTAACCagcttatcacagaatcatagaatcatagaacgtgtggggctggaagggacctccaaagaccatctcgtccaaccccctgcagtgagcagggacatcttcaaccagatcaggttgctcagagcctcatccagcctggccttgaatgtctccagggatggggcctccacccccactctgggcaacctgggccagtgtctcaccaccctcagtggaaagaacttgtATGAAGACTTTGGGACTTGGGGCTGGCAAAGCCTGACCGCCCCTGATGCagctggcacaggttgtccatgGCCAGCCTATTCCAAGTGCTCTGGGGATGGCCCTGCCCTGGGCTAAGCCCTGGTTGGAATAGAACTCGTTGGCCTGTGCTTGGTGATGGGCTTCACAAAAAAATGGCACATGGGAGGGGATGGCAGGTAAAGCAGAGCCCATCTTCCAGGGATGCATTTTTACCGGTTGagcttcctcctctgctgggaTCTCATGATGGTGTTCTCCTCATCCTGCTTCTTAAGCACCTGAAGGCTGTAATCCAGCTTCTCCTGGTTCAGCTGATAGATGGCTTTGAACTGCTGGAGCTGCCTCTCCAGGTTCTGGcattgcaaaacaaaaaggaaaacaagtcgTGCCATGAGCAAAAGCCCCACTGAAGCCTGGATCCTACTGATCCTGCATCTCCAAACCCCATCTTCCCATGCTCATTTCCCCAGCTACCCCCTGGCCACAAGGCATCACTCATGGGTGAGCGATGGAGATGCTGGTTGTCCATAAGTACATGATACAGGGCCATGTCTGGGGGAGAACGGACTGAAGTTGTACCCAACTTTCACTCTGTAGGGTACTCATTTGGGCTTCTCTCCTCAACCTAGGTGCTGGTTTTCATGTCAGTATTAGGCATTGCATGTCTCTGAATTAACCCAAGAGGCTCAGGAGTTACTTGGCGAGCTGGAGGAAGGGACATGCGGGAGGAGTGACCGCACAAACTCCAGGACTTAAGGAAACCAGAACCAACCAAATAACTGCAGCATTTGTGACGGCAGCATCTCGTTGCATggcctgggggagaggagagaggcagcGAGTTCTCCCCTTTGCGCCACAGCTGCAACGGAGGAGACATCTGCAATGGAGACATCTCTCTCAGCTTCCCAGCACCCTGTTTGCTCGATAGTTGATGGAAAGGAAGAGCTGCTTGCTGGGCTGATTGCCCCAGTCTCCTGGGGCCgctgctctgggctgggaggCATCACACCATACCCATGAGCTGCTCTCTCTCAGCCCTACAGCTCATTTGGTAACGAGTTCAGGGGGACACAGCAGCACGGAAACTCCGGGAGCAGGCAGCATGGATGGGTGAGAGGCGGTGTCTGGGCCTGGCGTGGTTTAATTCATCAGTAGAAGTGTTTTCCATGTGCGAAAGGACACCTCATACTGAAAAAAAGTCTCATAATGCAGTGCTTTACTGGGGAGGCCTGTAAAGGCTTCTCCCACGATAGGAAGTGATTGGAATTAAACTGCTGCACGGCCCCAGATTACAGCATCAGCTACAGGCTTGATTGTGCCCAGCAAATCTGCACAGCAGAGAGACCCAGTGGGGTCTCCATCAGGGGCTCGGGCTCACTCTCGGGCATCTCTGGGGGCAGGGAAAGAGTCCCGAGCTGCAGGCTAGAAGCAGGGAAGACCCTGGTACCAGGGTTAGCTGGCTCAGAGCTCTCCTGGGTAGCCCTACGTACAACAGTGAGTGTACAAATAACCTGGGGAGACACCTAGA contains:
- the DRC1 gene encoding LOW QUALITY PROTEIN: dynein regulatory complex protein 1 (The sequence of the model RefSeq protein was modified relative to this genomic sequence to represent the inferred CDS: substituted 1 base at 1 genomic stop codon); this translates as MRRGTGAEAAAGWRDPAPAPALGDTGPGPEERIAARRRRIAARLRAKRREALGEDEEPKVAEEEEEQRRSHKQMGESRQRLAKLLFDGTQMVTNIQVAADFRETQRRAEEAELKLQRAEKLDREATSSTYKFVEITSKWALAEEMKIPQELWQLLNQQQQQCALLLEEKNKLISDLQQELKNKDEQYVQAIKKQSDDIHLLLERMEEQIRLVLKTYRHKLLQIEKAFELERQELLDNNRKKWEEGIQAHNTQELEYLRGRMRKVEEFEKQLNQLRVQDEEEYNSMKIRLENDVENLERQLQQFKAIYQLNQEKLDYSLQVLKKQDEENTIMRSQQRRKLNRLHSLLNNLRTKLANQEKQFREENQSLAADCERITGQCKEVQRSMRHFAVSDAEKFTEVWLMNEEEAKGLMRKALDADRIIHAQQLGLPWEEPRYWFLNNVGPLKRYKAKRTATKLAAEVLTESSSGGQGEEGREKEKEEAGSREGGKEKTAKVEDRVTQLRNISKKTAKRILELLSDESGFLIENKLLKPLNALGRQERTIMKLDSIFAALGIDSEDDLYQLVDFFQKYKAQEVAVSQSQGSPGGEDVTDLPEDREDGGSGAQRDELKSPGTSLGSLPSVYIHADDVLKILKAFMRDFDKPREKDRSAKEVLQVRDSSEDGEYWEALAHVIPEPTLKLWDALVVALEEYYEVLTRRASLLAEAALLHQQNSELYLLLEEYVSSGVNNKLFSPPTQWMDLDMSYPGGVRXVPRARTRLFSVPS